Proteins co-encoded in one Acidobacteriota bacterium genomic window:
- a CDS encoding cupin-like domain-containing protein, producing the protein MPVLTEATSSAQTIIPSAEFPQKFNREAFMFHHKLSEHPLFKLPRLMELAKETQRTHKQDLYYDAGKDVAIGARWDEFAPAPPLDEALDRIENNGAWIAIHQAQHDPEYAAVYDQCMSEFSDLSGVDFKKVIRVKDALIFITSPNRVTTYHIDRECNFLLQIHGSKVIHIFDSKDSEVLPQEEIERFWTVDNNAPRYKPELQDRATSYQLEPGNGVHIPINWPHWLKNDNNISVSLSVNFTWHDSERGNIYRANHYLRRFLKPLNFNPRPPFESALSDGMKNTFMAVTYAPARAANRFVHKLKGNPVRAR; encoded by the coding sequence ATGCCGGTTCTGACAGAGGCAACCTCTTCCGCACAAACAATTATTCCGAGCGCTGAGTTTCCGCAAAAGTTCAATCGCGAAGCATTCATGTTCCATCACAAACTTTCGGAGCACCCTTTGTTCAAGCTGCCCCGCTTGATGGAGCTGGCCAAAGAGACGCAGCGGACCCATAAGCAGGATCTCTACTACGACGCCGGCAAGGATGTTGCAATCGGAGCCCGGTGGGATGAGTTTGCACCGGCTCCCCCGCTGGACGAGGCACTGGACAGGATTGAGAACAATGGCGCATGGATCGCCATACACCAGGCACAGCACGACCCTGAATATGCGGCGGTCTACGACCAGTGCATGTCGGAGTTCTCGGATCTGAGCGGAGTGGACTTCAAGAAAGTCATTCGGGTAAAAGATGCGCTGATTTTTATTACGTCGCCGAATCGGGTAACAACTTACCACATCGACCGCGAGTGCAACTTCCTGCTCCAGATTCATGGCTCGAAGGTGATTCATATCTTCGACAGCAAGGACAGCGAGGTGTTGCCGCAGGAGGAGATTGAGCGTTTCTGGACGGTGGACAACAACGCTCCCCGGTACAAGCCGGAGTTGCAGGACAGGGCGACGTCGTACCAGCTTGAGCCGGGCAACGGTGTCCATATTCCGATCAACTGGCCGCACTGGTTGAAGAACGACAACAATATCTCCGTCTCGTTGAGCGTGAACTTCACATGGCACGACTCAGAGCGGGGCAACATCTACCGCGCGAATCATTACCTGCGCCGGTTTCTGAAGCCCCTCAACTTCAATCCGCGCCCGCCTTTTGAATCGGCGCTGAGCGATGGAATGAAGAATACCTTCATGGCGGTGACGTATGCCCCGGCGCGAGCCGCCAACCGGTTTGTCCATAAGTTGAAGGGGAATCCGGTGCGCGCTCGCTGA
- a CDS encoding DUF308 domain-containing protein, with the protein MSSAATMHDFARKTVNWSIFLSILLILAGFFTLMIPFVGGIGVAIFVGWAMIVSGITHIVFAFKTHTKGSLLWELLAGLVYLAAGFYLIAHPLAGLASLTLLLAFYLFFEAVFEVVQFFQVRPRNGAGWLLVDGLITFILAFMIWRSWPFSSVWAIGTLVGISMLLSGFSRLMLAMSAKRILKATA; encoded by the coding sequence ATGAGCAGCGCCGCAACGATGCACGATTTCGCGCGTAAAACTGTCAACTGGTCGATCTTCCTCAGCATCCTGCTGATTCTGGCGGGATTTTTTACATTGATGATCCCTTTTGTTGGAGGTATCGGGGTCGCCATCTTTGTCGGCTGGGCGATGATTGTCAGCGGCATCACCCACATCGTCTTCGCGTTCAAAACGCATACGAAAGGGAGCCTGCTGTGGGAGCTGCTTGCCGGCCTCGTCTACCTGGCGGCCGGATTCTATCTGATCGCCCACCCGCTTGCGGGGCTGGCTTCGCTGACGCTTCTGCTTGCCTTCTACCTGTTTTTCGAGGCAGTCTTCGAGGTGGTTCAGTTCTTCCAGGTAAGGCCCCGCAACGGAGCCGGGTGGTTGCTGGTGGATGGTTTGATCACGTTTATCCTCGCGTTCATGATCTGGAGGTCGTGGCCCTTCAGTTCGGTATGGGCCATTGGAACGCTGGTGGGAATCAGTATGCTCTTGAGCGGATTTTCTCGGTTGATGCTGGCAATGAGCGCAAAGAGGATTTTAAAGGCGACTGCTTAG
- a CDS encoding type II/IV secretion system protein, with product MANIPLAIPVGELGVDEFERAQTLARRYHAEFVDLKNFKIQHDLFKRVPVDMMFRYSFVPLEQVGQRLAIAVSDPSRLMVLDEISGLLGTRLETRVATLSQINELLKKTEQSQRVLDEASEGLAFDVLSSEDNADENISIERLTSEDDISPIIRLVDTTIFTALERRASDIHLETFDDSLLVKYRIDGVLQQAMAPIAREHHQTILSRIKVMSELDIAERRVPQDGRFRVRYKGRLIDFRVSIMPTVHGENAVLRVLDKESMSEKFTKLSLDVVGFAERDLERFRRYIKEPYGMVLVTGPTGSGKTTTLYAALNEIKSEEDKIITIEDPVEYQIRGITQIPVNEKKGLTFARGLRSILRHDPDKILVGEIRDAETAQIAINSALTGHLVFTTVHANNVVDVLGRFLNMGVEPYNFVSALNCILAQRLVRQVCDFCVRDVRYDEATLIASGLDVNEWRDFRFREGAGCIECGGTGYRGRSAIHELLELDDEIREMLLAKKPGSEIRKKARDKGMAFLRDSALERVRAGITTLKEINKVTFIEAGR from the coding sequence ATGGCGAATATTCCGCTGGCAATTCCGGTAGGGGAGCTGGGTGTCGACGAGTTCGAGCGCGCCCAAACCCTTGCGCGCCGGTATCATGCCGAGTTTGTCGATCTGAAGAACTTCAAGATTCAGCACGACCTCTTCAAGCGCGTTCCCGTCGACATGATGTTCCGCTACAGCTTCGTCCCGCTGGAGCAGGTAGGGCAACGACTGGCGATCGCCGTCTCCGACCCCTCGCGGCTGATGGTGCTCGACGAGATCTCCGGCCTGCTCGGTACCCGTCTCGAAACCCGCGTCGCCACCCTCTCGCAGATTAACGAGTTGCTCAAAAAGACCGAGCAATCCCAGCGTGTGCTCGACGAGGCCAGCGAAGGCCTCGCTTTCGACGTCCTCTCCAGCGAGGACAACGCCGACGAGAACATCTCCATCGAGCGCCTCACCAGCGAAGACGACATCTCGCCGATCATCCGCCTGGTCGACACCACGATCTTTACCGCTCTTGAACGCCGCGCCTCCGACATCCACCTCGAGACCTTCGACGACTCGCTCCTCGTCAAATACCGCATCGACGGTGTGCTGCAGCAGGCGATGGCGCCCATCGCGCGAGAGCATCACCAGACGATCCTCTCCCGCATCAAGGTCATGAGCGAACTCGACATCGCCGAACGCCGCGTCCCGCAAGACGGCCGTTTCCGTGTTCGCTACAAAGGCCGCCTGATCGACTTCCGCGTCTCGATCATGCCCACCGTGCATGGTGAAAACGCCGTGCTCCGCGTGCTCGACAAGGAGTCGATGTCGGAGAAGTTCACCAAGCTCTCGCTCGACGTCGTCGGCTTCGCCGAACGCGACCTCGAACGCTTCCGCCGCTACATCAAGGAGCCCTACGGCATGGTGCTCGTCACCGGCCCCACCGGCTCCGGCAAGACGACCACACTCTACGCCGCGCTCAATGAGATCAAGTCGGAAGAGGACAAGATCATCACCATTGAGGACCCGGTCGAGTACCAGATTCGCGGCATCACGCAGATTCCTGTCAACGAGAAGAAGGGCCTCACCTTCGCCCGCGGACTGCGCTCCATCCTCCGCCACGATCCCGACAAGATCCTCGTCGGTGAGATCCGCGACGCGGAGACCGCGCAGATCGCCATCAACTCCGCGCTCACCGGCCACCTCGTCTTCACCACGGTCCATGCCAATAACGTGGTCGACGTCCTGGGCCGCTTCCTCAACATGGGCGTCGAGCCGTACAACTTCGTCTCCGCGTTGAACTGCATTCTGGCGCAGCGGCTGGTTCGTCAGGTCTGCGACTTCTGCGTGCGCGATGTGCGTTACGACGAAGCCACCCTGATCGCCAGCGGACTCGACGTCAATGAGTGGCGTGACTTCCGCTTCCGCGAGGGCGCGGGCTGCATCGAATGCGGCGGCACAGGCTACCGTGGCCGCTCCGCCATCCACGAGTTGCTTGAGCTGGACGACGAAATCCGCGAGATGCTCCTGGCGAAAAAGCCGGGAAGCGAGATTCGCAAGAAGGCGCGCGACAAAGGAATGGCCTTCCTGCGCGACTCCGCGCTTGAGCGCGTCAGGGCAGGCATCACCACGCTCAAAGAGATCAACAAAGTCACGTTTATTGAAGCGGGACGCTAA
- a CDS encoding PilN domain-containing protein, translated as MRISVNLATRPFVELRPLFAKLRLVAVGLALLAVVLGLTLRSLNARARTAEAQMNALKARTLGYQQERQRNEARMRQPQNMAVLERSQFLNALFAAKSFSWTAVMMDLERVLPSGVQVTSIEPATSKTGEVSIRLRVSGDRDRTVELVRNLEHSQRFINPRIATEQTQAQETSGRVGFQPAAPGAVEFDILSGYNPLATETARASKDAAKEDTAASDAATSATPLTAPRRARGAKAAPPKQRHLIGGAR; from the coding sequence ATGCGTATCTCCGTCAATCTGGCGACGCGCCCCTTCGTTGAGCTTCGACCGTTGTTCGCAAAGCTGCGGCTGGTGGCCGTTGGCCTGGCCCTGCTTGCAGTCGTCCTCGGTCTGACGCTCCGCTCGCTCAATGCCAGGGCGCGCACCGCCGAAGCCCAGATGAATGCGCTCAAGGCCCGGACGCTCGGCTATCAGCAGGAGCGTCAGCGCAACGAGGCCCGTATGCGCCAGCCGCAGAACATGGCCGTCCTCGAGCGCAGCCAGTTCCTCAACGCGCTCTTTGCCGCCAAGAGCTTCAGTTGGACCGCCGTCATGATGGACCTCGAGCGCGTCCTTCCATCCGGCGTCCAGGTCACCAGTATTGAGCCGGCGACCTCCAAGACCGGCGAGGTCAGCATTCGCCTGCGCGTCAGCGGCGACCGTGATCGCACCGTGGAACTGGTGCGCAACCTCGAGCACTCGCAGCGCTTCATCAATCCCCGGATTGCAACAGAACAGACACAGGCTCAGGAGACAAGCGGCCGCGTCGGCTTCCAGCCGGCTGCGCCCGGGGCGGTCGAGTTCGACATCCTCAGCGGATACAACCCCCTGGCCACGGAGACAGCCAGGGCATCGAAGGACGCCGCGAAGGAAGACACTGCTGCGAGTGACGCAGCGACCTCGGCCACTCCCCTCACGGCGCCTCGTCGCGCTCGCGGAGCAAAGGCTGCTCCCCCGAAACAACGGCACCTGATTGGCGGTGCGCGATGA
- a CDS encoding type II secretion system protein: MLKKDRTNSGKGEEGFMLLGAVVLVFLVLLALSIAAPRVARDLRRDKEVEAIHRGNEYVQAIRRYYLKNGHYPGNMEQLEKSNNIRFLRQKYVDPLTGKADWRLIHQNEAKTTVKGFFGQPLAGLPGSSGGLGSAASMVSSGQGGAATVSSPAGSTGLGSSGPGSSGPGSSSNSGGFSLSSGMSSSPSTVSGTGSSSATGSSSSSGVSSQSATSFTGGGAPIVGVGTSRTGDSITILNEQTTYQTWEFLYDPRIEQMKAKAALLGGAQNSGFGSSSGSGFGSGTSTPGATSPLGGAPTTPSPTTPSTTPR, encoded by the coding sequence ATGTTGAAGAAGGACAGAACAAACAGCGGCAAAGGCGAAGAGGGCTTCATGCTCCTCGGTGCTGTCGTTCTCGTCTTCCTCGTCCTGCTGGCCCTCAGCATCGCCGCGCCCAGGGTCGCACGCGACCTCCGCCGCGATAAAGAGGTCGAAGCGATTCATCGCGGAAACGAATACGTTCAAGCTATCCGGCGCTATTACCTCAAGAACGGCCACTACCCCGGCAACATGGAGCAGCTCGAAAAATCGAACAACATCCGCTTTCTGCGTCAGAAGTACGTTGACCCGCTCACGGGGAAAGCCGACTGGCGGCTGATTCACCAGAACGAGGCGAAGACCACCGTCAAAGGCTTCTTCGGCCAGCCGCTCGCTGGGCTCCCGGGAAGCTCAGGCGGGCTGGGCTCGGCAGCATCCATGGTCTCCTCTGGGCAGGGAGGAGCCGCCACGGTCAGCTCTCCGGCTGGCAGCACGGGGCTCGGCAGCTCAGGCCCGGGCAGCTCTGGCCCAGGCAGCAGTTCAAACTCAGGTGGATTCAGCCTAAGCTCCGGCATGAGCAGCTCGCCTTCAACGGTTTCGGGTACCGGCAGCTCGTCGGCAACAGGATCCAGTTCATCCAGCGGGGTTAGCAGCCAGTCCGCTACCAGCTTTACCGGGGGGGGAGCACCGATCGTGGGTGTGGGTACCTCACGAACCGGCGATTCCATCACCATTCTGAATGAGCAGACTACCTACCAGACCTGGGAGTTTCTCTACGACCCGCGGATCGAGCAGATGAAGGCGAAGGCCGCCCTGCTCGGAGGCGCGCAGAACTCTGGCTTCGGCTCCAGCTCAGGAAGCGGCTTTGGCTCCGGGACCTCAACTCCCGGGGCGACGAGTCCGCTGGGCGGAGCTCCAACTACTCCCTCGCCGACCACGCCCAGCACGACCCCTCGCTAG
- a CDS encoding VOC family protein, translated as MSQPFVHLELNTTDLAKAKSFYGALCGWKFDDVDMGPSGTYSTFKPSSGPGGGIFVMAGAPTQKAWLPYIGVENLKSATDKAISLGATVMMREQEVPGHGWFSMLVDPTGANIALWQPK; from the coding sequence ATGTCACAACCCTTCGTACATCTGGAACTCAACACAACGGACCTTGCCAAGGCCAAGAGCTTTTACGGCGCACTCTGCGGATGGAAGTTCGACGACGTGGATATGGGGCCGTCCGGCACCTACTCCACCTTCAAGCCGTCCAGCGGTCCCGGAGGCGGTATCTTTGTCATGGCCGGCGCTCCTACGCAGAAAGCATGGCTGCCTTACATCGGCGTCGAAAATCTAAAGTCTGCGACCGACAAGGCGATCTCGCTGGGCGCAACGGTGATGATGCGCGAGCAGGAGGTTCCAGGACACGGATGGTTTTCGATGCTGGTTGACCCTACCGGCGCAAATATCGCTTTGTGGCAGCCGAAGTAG
- a CDS encoding MmcQ/YjbR family DNA-binding protein, with the protein MTASDFRRIALSFAGTEEGSHMGSPDFRVGGRIFATLASQTQGYGNLMLTPELQEAFIADQPEVFLPIAGGWGRMGMTHIRLKPASEDVLAGALLAAYNLRLRKNQPTRRPKKT; encoded by the coding sequence ATGACCGCTTCCGATTTTCGCCGTATCGCTCTTTCGTTTGCAGGCACCGAGGAGGGCTCACACATGGGCTCCCCTGACTTCCGCGTTGGAGGGCGCATCTTCGCTACGCTAGCCTCGCAAACACAGGGTTACGGCAACCTGATGCTGACTCCCGAGCTGCAGGAGGCGTTTATCGCAGACCAGCCGGAGGTCTTTCTTCCCATCGCAGGGGGGTGGGGGAGGATGGGCATGACCCATATCCGTCTGAAACCTGCGTCCGAGGATGTGTTGGCCGGGGCTTTGCTGGCAGCCTATAACCTCCGGCTCAGGAAGAACCAGCCGACGCGAAGGCCGAAGAAGACGTAG
- a CDS encoding DHA2 family efflux MFS transporter permease subunit gives MSSTATVPEDHSSEVTQGVNPWLIAASVMLATFMEVLDTAIASVALPYIAGSLSASNDEATWVLTSYLVANAIVLPASNWCSLRFGRKNFLVACVIIFTIASFACGAAPTLGFMLLARIVQGAGGGALQPLSQAILFESFPPAKRGAAAAVFAFGVVVAPVLGPTLGGWLTDTYSWRYAFYINIPVGVLAVIMISRFVHDPPYIKNAKVPPFHNLGFATLVVWTGLLQIILDKGQEDDWFGATWIRIAFPVMIAAFLWWCWGSWTYKHPLVDLKVLKNRNFAIGCLLIFLFGVAIYSTVTVLPLFYQELMGYTAFTAGLVVAPRGIGAICGMPIIGYLSNKVDPRYLLTFGFILFGLMTFYFGEITLSISPDTLLVPILITGFGLSFVFVPITTAAYGTLPNEQIGNASGLFNLMRNVGGSIGISVASTLLIRRAAVHQNLIVNSVPRTGQQFQDSLKNTTGYLTGAYGHANAAAPAAATLYRELLRQASSWAFVDVFRWLSLLSFFCVFAVWMLKKVKPGKGPAGAH, from the coding sequence ATGTCCAGCACTGCAACCGTACCTGAGGATCATTCCTCCGAAGTCACCCAAGGGGTGAATCCCTGGTTGATCGCCGCGTCGGTCATGCTGGCGACCTTTATGGAGGTGTTGGACACGGCGATTGCCTCCGTCGCCCTCCCCTACATCGCCGGATCGCTCTCGGCCTCCAATGACGAGGCGACCTGGGTGCTCACCAGCTACCTCGTCGCCAACGCCATCGTTCTGCCTGCCAGCAACTGGTGTTCGCTCCGCTTCGGACGCAAGAACTTCCTCGTCGCCTGCGTGATCATTTTCACCATTGCCAGCTTCGCTTGCGGGGCCGCCCCCACCCTCGGCTTCATGCTCCTGGCTCGGATCGTTCAAGGGGCAGGAGGGGGCGCGCTGCAGCCGCTGTCGCAAGCCATCCTCTTCGAGTCGTTTCCGCCAGCCAAACGCGGAGCCGCGGCGGCTGTCTTTGCCTTCGGTGTGGTCGTTGCTCCGGTTCTCGGGCCGACCCTGGGTGGGTGGCTCACCGACACCTACTCCTGGCGGTACGCCTTCTATATCAATATCCCGGTGGGTGTTCTGGCGGTGATTATGATCTCCCGCTTCGTCCATGACCCCCCGTATATCAAGAACGCGAAGGTCCCACCCTTCCACAATCTGGGGTTTGCCACGCTCGTTGTCTGGACCGGCCTTCTCCAGATCATCCTCGACAAGGGACAGGAGGATGATTGGTTTGGAGCGACCTGGATCCGTATCGCCTTCCCTGTCATGATCGCCGCCTTCTTGTGGTGGTGCTGGGGCTCATGGACCTACAAGCATCCACTTGTCGACCTCAAAGTGCTGAAGAACCGCAACTTCGCGATCGGCTGCCTGCTGATCTTTCTCTTCGGCGTGGCGATCTATTCGACGGTTACGGTACTGCCCCTCTTCTACCAGGAGCTAATGGGATATACCGCCTTCACGGCCGGCCTGGTCGTCGCCCCGCGCGGAATCGGGGCCATCTGCGGCATGCCGATCATTGGGTATCTCTCCAATAAGGTCGATCCCCGTTACCTGCTGACGTTCGGCTTCATCCTCTTCGGGCTGATGACCTTTTACTTCGGCGAGATCACCCTCTCCATCTCGCCCGACACCCTCCTGGTTCCAATCCTCATCACGGGGTTCGGCCTCAGCTTTGTCTTTGTCCCGATCACCACCGCCGCCTATGGCACGCTTCCCAACGAACAGATCGGCAACGCCAGCGGTCTCTTCAACCTGATGCGCAACGTCGGGGGATCCATCGGAATCTCAGTCGCCTCAACCCTACTGATCCGGCGCGCAGCAGTGCACCAGAACCTGATCGTCAACTCTGTACCACGCACAGGGCAGCAGTTTCAGGATTCGCTCAAGAACACCACAGGATACCTGACAGGCGCCTACGGCCACGCCAACGCTGCCGCACCCGCCGCAGCCACACTTTACCGCGAGCTTCTGCGCCAGGCCTCAAGCTGGGCGTTCGTCGATGTCTTCCGCTGGCTCTCGCTACTGAGCTTCTTCTGCGTCTTTGCCGTCTGGATGCTGAAGAAGGTCAAACCGGGCAAGGGCCCGGCCGGGGCCCATTAG
- the dnaK gene encoding molecular chaperone DnaK — translation MGKIIGIDLGTTNSCVAVMEGGEPKVIPNEEGGRTTPSIVAFTKNGERLVGQVAKRQAITNPENTVYSIKRFMGRRFDEVNDEMKMVPYKVVKQGDHVAVMAQGKEYTAPEISAMILQKLKKAAEDYLGTSVTEAVITVPAYFNDAQRQATKDAGKIAGLDVKRIVNEPTAAALAYGLDKKKDETIAVYDFGGGTFDISILEVGEGVIEVKSTNGDTHLGGDNLDQRIVDWLIKEFKDETGLDLTAKGNEMALQRLKDAAERAKIELSTAQETEINLPFITADASGPKHLVRKLTRAKLESLVDDLLQKSVGPCKQALKDAGVDASKIDEVVLVGGQTRMPAIQELVKKLFGKEPHKGVNPDEVVAIGAAVQAGVLAGDVKDLLLLDVTPLTLSIETMGGVATSMIARNTTIPTKKTETFSTAADSQTEVEVHVLQGERPMAAQNRTLGKFKLSGIPPAPRGIPQIEVTFDIDANGILNVTAKDNATGKDQKITITSSSGLSKDEVERMAKEAESHAAEDKEARDTIEARNGLDSLVYNVEKMLKDAGDKVSGSDKSEVESALEEAKKTLGGTPGASELNSAKERLTTVSHKLAEAMYKANAAAPNEATAQAATPEEPKKDEGVIDAEYVDVDDKK, via the coding sequence ATGGGAAAGATTATTGGAATTGACCTCGGAACGACCAACTCGTGCGTCGCCGTGATGGAAGGCGGCGAGCCGAAGGTGATTCCGAATGAAGAAGGTGGGCGCACTACCCCTTCTATCGTCGCGTTTACGAAGAATGGTGAGCGTTTGGTCGGCCAGGTGGCAAAGCGCCAGGCGATTACGAATCCTGAGAACACGGTCTATTCGATCAAGCGCTTCATGGGTCGTCGTTTTGACGAAGTCAACGATGAGATGAAGATGGTTCCCTACAAGGTCGTCAAGCAGGGCGACCATGTGGCCGTGATGGCCCAGGGCAAGGAGTACACGGCGCCCGAGATCTCGGCGATGATCCTTCAGAAGCTGAAGAAGGCTGCCGAGGACTATCTTGGCACCAGCGTCACCGAGGCCGTCATTACGGTTCCCGCATATTTCAACGACGCGCAGCGCCAGGCGACCAAGGACGCGGGCAAGATTGCTGGCCTCGACGTCAAACGCATCGTCAACGAGCCGACTGCGGCTGCGTTGGCCTATGGCCTCGACAAGAAGAAGGATGAGACCATCGCCGTGTACGACTTTGGCGGCGGTACGTTCGACATTTCGATCCTCGAAGTCGGTGAAGGCGTGATTGAGGTGAAGTCGACCAACGGCGACACCCACCTTGGCGGCGACAATTTGGACCAGCGCATCGTGGACTGGCTCATCAAAGAGTTCAAGGACGAGACCGGTCTCGACCTGACGGCGAAGGGTAATGAGATGGCGCTGCAGCGTCTGAAGGACGCAGCCGAGCGCGCCAAGATCGAGCTTTCGACCGCGCAGGAGACCGAGATCAATCTGCCGTTCATCACGGCCGACGCCAGTGGGCCGAAGCACCTCGTCCGCAAGCTGACCCGCGCCAAGCTCGAGAGCCTGGTCGACGATCTGCTGCAGAAGTCGGTCGGTCCCTGCAAGCAGGCGCTGAAGGACGCAGGCGTGGACGCAAGCAAGATCGACGAAGTTGTTCTCGTCGGCGGACAGACTCGCATGCCCGCGATTCAGGAGCTGGTGAAGAAGCTCTTCGGCAAGGAGCCGCACAAGGGCGTCAACCCAGATGAGGTCGTCGCGATCGGCGCGGCGGTCCAGGCGGGCGTTCTGGCAGGCGATGTGAAGGACCTGCTTCTGCTTGACGTGACGCCACTGACCCTCTCAATTGAGACGATGGGCGGAGTCGCGACTTCGATGATCGCCCGCAACACGACGATCCCGACCAAGAAGACGGAGACCTTCTCGACGGCTGCCGACTCGCAGACCGAGGTTGAGGTGCACGTGCTTCAGGGCGAGCGTCCGATGGCGGCGCAGAATCGCACTCTGGGCAAGTTCAAGCTGAGCGGCATCCCGCCTGCACCGCGCGGCATCCCCCAGATCGAGGTGACCTTCGACATCGACGCCAACGGTATCCTGAACGTGACCGCGAAGGACAACGCCACCGGCAAGGACCAGAAGATCACAATCACCAGTTCTTCGGGTCTGAGCAAGGACGAGGTCGAGCGCATGGCCAAGGAGGCCGAGTCGCACGCCGCCGAGGACAAGGAGGCGCGCGACACGATCGAGGCCCGCAACGGTCTTGACTCGCTGGTCTACAACGTCGAGAAGATGCTCAAGGACGCCGGCGACAAGGTCTCCGGATCGGACAAGAGCGAGGTCGAATCGGCTCTCGAGGAAGCAAAGAAGACGCTTGGCGGAACTCCCGGTGCAAGTGAGCTGAATTCGGCCAAGGAGCGTCTAACCACAGTGAGCCACAAGCTCGCCGAGGCGATGTACAAGGCAAACGCGGCTGCCCCAAATGAGGCCACCGCTCAGGCCGCAACCCCGGAGGAGCCGAAGAAGGACGAAGGTGTTATCGACGCGGAGTATGTGGACGTCGACGATAAGAAGTAA
- a CDS encoding Fpg/Nei family DNA glycosylase encodes MPEGNEIHRWAERHAETFAGKTVRVDGPQGRFTDSDAIDGRKLERVHAVGKHLGYDFGKDRILHIHLGLQGDFTEGSGPLPEVKGALRLRMWNAAAIRKPAVPGESKRHAWYSEDDGTGHLTPEQIAWVELRGPMDCSLYSQEKWDALVKKLGPDPLNGDGPEKMLAKVAKSRKPIAELLMDQTMFAGIGNIFRAELLYRARLSPFRLGKDVDEKTLRSIWKDAVALMPAAMIDRRIVTTKPKDRPHKRGQALKEEAHYVYRRNGLPCFICGTVVKKQEMAGRNLFWCPTCQAE; translated from the coding sequence ATGCCAGAGGGAAACGAGATTCATCGCTGGGCGGAGCGACATGCGGAGACATTTGCTGGTAAGACAGTTCGCGTGGATGGACCGCAGGGCCGCTTTACCGACTCGGATGCGATCGATGGCCGCAAGCTGGAGCGTGTTCACGCCGTGGGCAAGCATCTTGGCTATGACTTCGGCAAAGACAGAATTCTTCACATCCACCTTGGCTTGCAGGGCGATTTTACGGAGGGCTCGGGGCCGCTGCCAGAGGTCAAGGGCGCGCTTCGCCTGCGTATGTGGAACGCTGCCGCGATCAGGAAGCCCGCGGTACCCGGCGAGAGCAAGCGGCACGCTTGGTACTCGGAGGATGACGGCACCGGGCACCTCACACCGGAGCAGATCGCCTGGGTGGAGTTGCGTGGGCCCATGGACTGTTCGCTCTACTCGCAGGAGAAGTGGGATGCTCTCGTCAAAAAGCTCGGCCCCGATCCGCTGAACGGCGATGGGCCTGAAAAGATGCTCGCCAAGGTGGCAAAGAGCCGCAAGCCTATCGCAGAGCTGCTGATGGACCAGACGATGTTTGCGGGGATCGGCAATATCTTCCGTGCAGAGCTGTTGTACCGCGCGCGGCTGAGCCCTTTCCGTCTGGGTAAGGATGTCGATGAAAAGACGCTGCGCTCGATATGGAAGGACGCGGTCGCGCTGATGCCCGCGGCGATGATTGATCGGAGGATCGTGACCACGAAGCCGAAAGACCGTCCTCACAAGCGTGGCCAGGCATTGAAGGAAGAGGCGCACTACGTTTACCGGAGAAATGGCTTGCCGTGCTTCATCTGCGGGACAGTGGTGAAGAAGCAGGAGATGGCAGGGCGGAACCTGTTCTGGTGTCCTACCTGTCAGGCAGAATAA